From the genome of Spirosomataceae bacterium TFI 002, one region includes:
- a CDS encoding Outer membrane protein beta-barrel domain-containing protein, which translates to MLKKLGLITLFFSSISGIAQVVTQPMDSLNLNADSLMMKAIPVVEEDTLSYAEEYRRDAFQFSWGVRGAVSQGRINTPEGNVVRINATGTPLLVNNKIVRDELVSNTGFVTGFNGAIFARLIRGSFYFQPEVVYAQKGGKFDFLRSDGTLANRVEANFNAIDVPLLLGIRFRNARVFAGPMVSYALNMNDKFANSLAPYTNEALSSDFFKKPIMNGVFGLGFDFGSFFFDARYESGFGRYVDRTIGPGSNSSPFFFTADQFMLSVGYIR; encoded by the coding sequence ATGTTAAAAAAATTAGGACTCATTACACTGTTTTTTTCGAGTATTAGTGGGATTGCTCAGGTTGTTACGCAGCCAATGGACAGTCTAAATCTTAATGCTGACTCACTCATGATGAAAGCTATCCCAGTGGTAGAAGAAGATACATTAAGCTATGCAGAGGAATACAGACGAGATGCTTTTCAGTTTAGCTGGGGAGTCCGTGGAGCAGTATCTCAAGGTCGAATAAATACGCCAGAAGGGAATGTTGTTCGTATCAATGCAACGGGTACACCACTTTTGGTTAATAACAAGATTGTAAGGGATGAATTGGTTTCTAACACTGGATTCGTAACTGGGTTTAATGGAGCTATTTTCGCTCGATTGATTCGTGGGTCGTTTTATTTTCAACCGGAAGTAGTTTATGCTCAAAAAGGAGGGAAGTTTGATTTCTTAAGATCAGACGGTACTTTAGCAAACAGAGTGGAGGCGAATTTTAATGCGATAGATGTTCCTTTATTACTTGGAATTAGATTTAGAAACGCAAGAGTTTTTGCAGGGCCTATGGTTTCATATGCTCTTAATATGAATGATAAATTTGCCAACTCATTAGCTCCATATACTAATGAGGCATTGTCAAGTGACTTTTTCAAAAAGCCAATTATGAATGGTGTGTTTGGGCTAGGATTTGATTTTGGTAGTTTCTTTTTTGATGCAAGGTATGAAAGTGGTTTCGGTCGCTATGTTGATCGTACCATTGGACCAGGAAGTAATAGTTCACCTTTCTTCTTCACCGC
- a CDS encoding 1,4-dihydroxy-2-naphthoyl-CoA hydrolase has product MFHEIESGKIRKVGARKTLADNLGIEILEYGDGFIKGKMPVDERTIQPFGILHGGASVAFAETLGSVASFLLVDGDKQIVGLEINANHLRSVSEGWVYGVVKPIHVGRKTHIWSIEITNEEGKMVCVSRLTCMVI; this is encoded by the coding sequence ATGTTTCACGAGATAGAATCAGGAAAAATCAGAAAAGTTGGTGCACGGAAAACACTAGCAGATAATTTGGGAATTGAGATCTTAGAATATGGGGATGGATTCATCAAAGGAAAAATGCCTGTGGATGAGCGAACTATACAGCCTTTTGGAATATTACACGGTGGAGCTTCTGTTGCTTTTGCAGAGACCTTAGGTAGCGTAGCATCATTTTTGCTAGTAGACGGTGATAAACAAATAGTTGGGCTTGAGATTAATGCAAATCACCTCAGGTCAGTAAGTGAGGGTTGGGTTTATGGTGTCGTGAAACCTATACATGTAGGGCGTAAAACTCATATATGGTCTATAGAAATCACAAATGAAGAAGGAAAGATGGTTTGTGTAAGTAGACTTACATGTATGGTTATATGA
- a CDS encoding probable phosphoglycerate mutase translates to MGSKTIYLIRHGETDYNKRGIVQGSGIDSNLNEKGRAQAKAFFDYYNHIPFQKVYTSALVRTHQSIELFLEKGLPHHILPELNEISWGHKEGKVPNSNDDKDYHELIRSWGEGKTDLKIPGGESPLEVAERQKEGLNHILNQKDENPILVAMHGRAMRILLTQLLNQPLSAMDQFEHTNLCLYLLEYSYADSQYHLHKANDCVHLETLTV, encoded by the coding sequence ATGGGAAGCAAAACAATCTATCTCATCAGACACGGCGAAACTGACTATAATAAACGCGGTATTGTTCAAGGTAGCGGGATAGATTCTAACCTCAATGAGAAAGGAAGGGCACAAGCAAAAGCTTTTTTTGATTACTACAATCATATTCCCTTCCAAAAAGTTTACACTTCCGCTCTTGTAAGAACTCACCAATCTATAGAACTATTTCTCGAAAAAGGACTCCCCCATCATATCCTGCCCGAGCTCAATGAAATTTCATGGGGTCACAAGGAAGGTAAAGTGCCAAATTCAAACGATGACAAAGACTATCACGAACTTATTAGATCTTGGGGAGAAGGTAAAACAGATTTAAAAATCCCAGGAGGAGAAAGCCCACTTGAAGTAGCCGAAAGACAGAAAGAAGGATTAAATCACATCTTGAATCAAAAAGATGAAAACCCAATTTTGGTAGCAATGCATGGTCGGGCAATGAGAATACTTCTAACTCAACTTCTGAATCAACCACTTTCTGCAATGGACCAATTTGAACATACGAATTTGTGTCTATACTTGCTGGAGTATTCATATGCTGACTCACAATATCATTTACACAAAGCAAATGATTGCGTACACTTAGAAACGCTCACGGTATAA
- a CDS encoding Histidine kinase, producing MNQTRAYWISQIAGWTFYEMFELITYFTLFTFNFEEFNASFGNAVVNVFSGILLTHLFRLIFKKFHWIKVPITQLILRCLGVTASITFLLAAINIPMDGDIINTEKVNWFLRDLTYLLNLGKPVLIWVLIYVFYSFITDRQHDALERVQLESSVRETEAKVLRAQMNPHFIFNALNSIRALISEDPKKAILGITQLSNILRSSLVADRRNTVTLKEELKTIDDYLALEKVRYEERLQIKKVIDPASLNAHLPPMLLQTLVENAIKHGVQKANRWGFVEIATQLKGEHLYIRIRNTGKFEMNKETKLNSGFGLENTRKRLKLLFGDDASMRVFQENHLTVCAEIILPREYQI from the coding sequence ATGAATCAAACTAGAGCGTATTGGATTTCTCAAATAGCAGGCTGGACATTTTATGAAATGTTTGAGCTCATCACCTATTTCACCCTATTTACATTCAATTTTGAAGAATTCAATGCCTCTTTTGGAAATGCAGTTGTAAACGTATTTTCTGGCATTCTATTGACACACCTTTTTCGGTTGATTTTCAAAAAATTCCACTGGATCAAAGTCCCCATTACACAACTCATTTTAAGGTGTTTAGGTGTAACGGCTTCCATTACTTTTCTACTTGCGGCTATCAATATCCCAATGGATGGTGATATTATTAATACTGAAAAAGTAAACTGGTTTTTGAGAGACCTCACTTACCTTCTCAACCTAGGTAAACCAGTGCTTATTTGGGTCTTGATATACGTTTTTTATAGTTTCATAACTGACCGCCAACATGATGCCTTAGAAAGGGTACAACTAGAGTCGTCTGTAAGAGAAACTGAAGCTAAAGTTTTAAGGGCTCAAATGAACCCACACTTTATATTTAATGCACTCAATAGTATAAGAGCACTTATTTCCGAAGACCCCAAGAAAGCAATTTTAGGAATTACCCAATTGAGTAATATTCTTAGAAGTTCGCTTGTAGCAGATAGACGAAATACGGTTACACTTAAAGAAGAGCTTAAGACAATTGATGATTATCTCGCTTTAGAAAAAGTAAGATATGAGGAAAGGCTTCAAATCAAAAAAGTAATAGATCCAGCTTCTCTTAATGCACATTTACCTCCAATGCTTTTACAAACACTTGTTGAAAATGCTATTAAACACGGAGTTCAAAAAGCCAACAGATGGGGATTTGTAGAAATTGCAACCCAACTAAAGGGAGAGCATTTGTACATTAGAATAAGAAATACTGGTAAATTTGAAATGAACAAAGAAACCAAACTGAATAGCGGTTTTGGTTTAGAAAATACAAGAAAAAGGCTAAAACTACTCTTTGGAGATGATGCATCCATGCGGGTTTTTCAAGAAAACCACTTGACCGTATGTGCTGAGATAATTCTTCCTAGAGAATACCAAATATAA
- a CDS encoding two component transcriptional regulator, LytTR family has protein sequence MKTIIIDDERLARNELKRLLEEFPRINIIGEAANADEAIPMIEEMEPDLIFLDIQMPGKDGFELLEAIEGKIPEVIFTTAYDEYALKAFSVNALDYILKPIESSRLGEAIQRVEDELSEMTSSQPEVDSQKYLTVNDQVFVKDGEKCWFVKLGKVRLFESMGNYVRLHFDDQKPMILKSLNSLEQRLDPKIYFRANRKHMINLNWIDKIEPWFSGGLLVTLKPGDLGPGGEKIEISRRQAIKFKEIMSL, from the coding sequence ATGAAGACGATAATAATAGACGACGAAAGACTAGCAAGAAACGAACTAAAAAGGCTTTTAGAGGAATTCCCTCGTATCAATATAATAGGAGAAGCGGCAAATGCTGACGAAGCAATTCCCATGATAGAAGAAATGGAGCCAGACCTTATCTTTCTTGATATCCAAATGCCAGGTAAAGATGGATTTGAGCTTTTAGAAGCTATTGAAGGAAAAATTCCAGAAGTAATATTTACTACTGCTTATGATGAATATGCTCTAAAAGCATTTTCTGTCAATGCATTGGACTACATCCTTAAGCCTATTGAAAGCAGCAGACTTGGTGAGGCTATTCAAAGAGTTGAAGATGAATTGAGCGAAATGACTTCGTCACAACCAGAGGTTGATAGTCAAAAATACTTGACTGTTAATGATCAGGTTTTTGTTAAAGATGGAGAAAAGTGTTGGTTCGTAAAGTTAGGAAAAGTTCGTCTCTTTGAGTCAATGGGTAATTACGTTCGTTTACACTTTGATGATCAAAAACCCATGATACTTAAGTCTCTAAACAGTTTAGAACAACGATTAGACCCAAAAATTTACTTTCGTGCGAATAGAAAGCATATGATCAATCTCAATTGGATTGATAAAATTGAACCATGGTTTTCTGGTGGACTTTTAGTCACGCTAAAGCCAGGTGATTTAGGACCAGGTGGTGAAAAAATAGAAATTTCGAGAAGACAAGCAATCAAGTTTAAGGAAATAATGAGCCTATAA
- a CDS encoding biopolymer transport protein ExbD: MKFKRQRRFEAEVQTSALNDIMFFLLLFFLIVATLGSPNVIKLMLPKATDSTHDVSKQPITLSITKDKVYYIDRKVIPLPQLEASLQEATIGMEEPTVILRAEQTLTIQDLVDVMSMGARLRIRMVLATELN, translated from the coding sequence ATGAAATTTAAAAGACAAAGGAGATTTGAAGCTGAAGTTCAAACATCAGCGTTGAATGACATCATGTTCTTCTTGTTGCTATTCTTTTTGATTGTAGCGACATTGGGAAGTCCCAATGTTATCAAGTTGATGTTGCCAAAAGCAACAGACTCTACACATGACGTAAGTAAGCAACCTATTACTTTATCTATTACTAAAGATAAGGTATACTATATTGACCGAAAGGTGATTCCACTTCCGCAATTAGAAGCTAGCCTACAAGAAGCAACAATTGGAATGGAGGAGCCTACAGTAATATTACGAGCAGAGCAAACTCTTACTATACAGGACTTAGTTGATGTAATGTCAATGGGAGCGAGGTTACGCATCCGAATGGTACTTGCTACAGAGCTAAACTAA
- a CDS encoding outer membrane transport energization protein ExbB produces MLNILLLHLQEVAAVDSTTLAEAGSINYFELLLKGGVVIYPILILLFATFYLMAERYLFIKKASNIDFNYLRTLKDSILRGDVRSASTLSKSTNLPISRILDKGISRIGRPVKDIESAMEIQSNLEISKMERNMGYLGLIAGVAPTLGFVGTISGIIRIFYEISVTGNFSIETISNGLYEKMISSFSGLVVGLIAYSAYHAINMMVDKFSINLQAVVMDFLDTLNEPAS; encoded by the coding sequence ATGTTAAACATCTTATTACTTCATTTACAAGAAGTAGCCGCAGTAGATTCAACTACACTAGCAGAAGCAGGAAGTATAAATTATTTTGAATTATTATTAAAAGGTGGGGTAGTTATCTATCCAATTTTAATATTGCTGTTTGCTACTTTTTATTTGATGGCCGAGCGTTATCTATTTATCAAGAAGGCTTCTAATATCGATTTTAACTATCTGAGGACGTTAAAAGATAGTATTCTGAGAGGGGATGTACGTTCTGCTTCTACATTGAGTAAGAGTACCAACCTTCCAATTTCAAGAATTTTGGACAAGGGAATTTCTCGTATAGGTCGTCCCGTGAAGGACATTGAAAGTGCGATGGAAATTCAAAGTAACTTGGAGATTTCTAAAATGGAAAGAAACATGGGCTATTTAGGATTGATAGCTGGTGTGGCTCCAACACTTGGTTTCGTAGGTACCATTTCTGGTATTATTCGAATTTTCTACGAGATCTCTGTAACGGGTAACTTTTCTATTGAAACCATTTCCAATGGACTTTATGAAAAAATGATCTCCAGTTTTTCTGGATTAGTGGTAGGTTTAATTGCCTACTCTGCATATCACGCAATCAATATGATGGTTGATAAATTCAGTATTAACCTTCAGGCGGTTGTGATGGACTTTTTAGATACACTTAATGAACCAGCCTCTTAA
- a CDS encoding sodium/proton antiporter, CPA1 family, giving the protein MELFKILTLLIVISAIFGYINVRFLKLPTTIGLMIMALVFSLLLILFKFIHPEWTNFATVLVKKIDFTSVLMDVMLSFLLFAGALHTNVGMIRAEKRSIGLFALAGVVICTFLIGTATFYISALIGFEIDYIYCLLFGSLISPTDPIAVLGILTKSNIPKKIEINIVGESLFNDGVGVVIFFTILEIARLGIGNVTVGDVAILFVQEAIGGIIFGFGLGFIMFRLLKTIDDYEVEVMITLALVMGGYLLAQQLHTSGPLAMVVAGLFMGSSGLKQDAMSETTELYVDKFWELIDVLMNAVLFVLIGLEILILEFHVNYFIAGFAAIVIVLLARFVTIHFLIRISKKWVAVDKEAPLLLTWGGLRGGLSIAMALSLPSEWEAKSYIVFITYAVVLFSIIVQGLTLEKLVKRIYRT; this is encoded by the coding sequence ATGGAATTATTCAAAATACTTACGCTTCTCATTGTTATTTCGGCAATATTCGGATACATCAACGTCCGTTTCTTGAAACTCCCAACTACTATAGGTCTTATGATCATGGCGTTGGTTTTTTCGTTGCTGCTTATACTTTTTAAATTCATTCATCCTGAGTGGACAAACTTTGCTACCGTTCTTGTTAAAAAAATAGACTTCACCTCGGTCCTTATGGATGTGATGTTGTCCTTTTTACTTTTTGCGGGAGCATTGCACACCAATGTAGGGATGATTCGAGCCGAAAAGCGAAGTATTGGGTTATTTGCACTTGCTGGCGTAGTTATTTGTACATTCTTGATTGGTACGGCTACGTTTTATATATCGGCTCTTATAGGTTTTGAGATCGACTACATTTATTGTTTGCTGTTTGGTAGTTTGATTTCACCTACCGATCCTATCGCCGTTTTGGGGATTTTGACAAAATCAAACATTCCTAAAAAGATAGAAATCAATATCGTAGGGGAATCACTTTTTAATGATGGCGTGGGTGTTGTAATTTTCTTTACCATACTAGAAATAGCTCGACTAGGAATTGGGAATGTAACCGTAGGAGATGTTGCAATACTATTTGTTCAAGAAGCAATTGGAGGAATTATCTTTGGTTTTGGACTTGGTTTTATCATGTTTAGGTTGCTTAAAACTATCGATGATTACGAAGTGGAAGTGATGATTACCCTTGCACTAGTAATGGGAGGTTATTTATTAGCACAACAATTACATACCTCGGGGCCATTGGCAATGGTAGTGGCAGGTCTATTTATGGGAAGTAGTGGACTCAAGCAAGATGCCATGAGTGAGACTACGGAGCTCTATGTTGATAAGTTTTGGGAATTGATAGATGTGCTCATGAATGCGGTACTTTTCGTACTTATTGGTTTAGAAATACTGATTTTGGAGTTTCATGTCAATTATTTCATTGCAGGTTTTGCGGCGATAGTAATTGTGTTGTTAGCCCGTTTTGTAACCATTCATTTTCTAATTAGAATTTCAAAAAAATGGGTTGCAGTGGACAAAGAAGCTCCTTTGCTACTTACATGGGGTGGCCTTCGTGGAGGTCTTTCTATAGCCATGGCTCTTTCACTTCCGTCGGAATGGGAAGCTAAATCATATATCGTTTTCATTACCTATGCAGTGGTTTTATTCTCAATCATTGTACAGGGACTAACTTTGGAAAAGCTAGTAAAAAGGATATATCGCACATAA
- a CDS encoding imidazoleglycerol-phosphate dehydratase, which yields MQKVLFIDRDGTIIVEPPEDFQVDSLEKLSFLPKAISNLRKIAHELDYELVMVTNQDGLGTDSFPEDTFWPAHSKMMDTLAGEEVHFSDVVIDRTFEHENKPTRKPGTALLTKYLDTEKYDLANSFVLGDRLSDIQLALNLGAKGILILDEVIDSASDDQKGAIALATTDWDKIYEFLKLPARTALIQRDTKETKIRVELNLDGTGKSQMDTGLGFFDHMLDQLAKHSGADINIKVEGDLHIDEHHTIEDTALALGEAFLAALGDKRGTNRYGFLLPMDEALAQVAIDFSGRPWLVWDADFKREMVGEMPTEMFMHFFKSFSDASKCNLNIKCEGDNEHHKIESIFKAWAKAIKMAISRDINALDSLPSTKGVL from the coding sequence ATGCAGAAAGTATTATTCATCGATAGAGATGGAACCATCATCGTAGAACCCCCAGAGGATTTCCAAGTTGATTCATTAGAAAAGTTGAGTTTTTTGCCAAAAGCGATTAGCAACTTGCGAAAAATAGCACACGAGCTTGATTATGAACTAGTAATGGTCACCAATCAAGATGGTCTCGGTACTGATTCTTTTCCAGAAGATACATTTTGGCCAGCACATTCAAAAATGATGGATACACTGGCAGGCGAGGAGGTTCATTTTTCGGATGTAGTTATAGACCGCACATTCGAACATGAGAACAAGCCAACTCGTAAACCTGGTACTGCACTTTTAACCAAATATTTAGATACTGAAAAGTATGATTTGGCTAATAGTTTTGTGCTTGGAGATAGGTTAAGCGACATTCAATTGGCATTAAACCTAGGAGCAAAAGGGATTTTAATTTTGGATGAAGTAATTGATTCGGCTTCAGACGATCAAAAAGGTGCAATCGCTCTTGCAACTACAGATTGGGACAAAATATATGAATTTTTGAAACTTCCTGCTCGCACGGCGTTGATCCAGAGAGATACGAAGGAGACCAAAATACGGGTTGAACTTAACCTTGATGGTACTGGGAAATCTCAAATGGACACAGGACTTGGTTTTTTCGATCATATGCTCGATCAACTTGCCAAACACTCTGGTGCAGATATTAATATTAAAGTTGAAGGAGATCTACACATTGATGAACATCATACCATTGAAGATACGGCCTTAGCTTTAGGGGAGGCCTTTTTAGCAGCTTTAGGAGATAAAAGAGGCACCAATCGCTATGGCTTCTTATTACCAATGGACGAGGCTCTCGCTCAGGTTGCTATTGATTTCAGTGGTAGACCTTGGTTGGTATGGGATGCTGATTTCAAGAGAGAAATGGTAGGTGAGATGCCAACAGAGATGTTTATGCACTTTTTTAAATCATTCTCTGATGCTTCAAAGTGCAACTTGAATATTAAATGTGAAGGTGATAACGAACACCATAAAATAGAGTCGATTTTTAAGGCTTGGGCAAAAGCCATAAAGATGGCCATTAGCAGAGACATAAATGCATTAGACAGTCTGCCAAGTACCAAAGGGGTGCTGTAA
- a CDS encoding ATP-dependent RNA helicase DeaD gives MQTVKFSELPIADYILEAVQELGFEEATPIQAQAIPLVATGVDVIGQAQTGTGKTAAFGIPAIERVDVNERNTQVLIMCPTRELALQVKEQIYKLSKFKNGILVSAIYGGESYEKQFRDLKKGAHIVVGTPGRIIDHIERKTLNLSNLKMLILDEADEMLNMGFREDIEKILSSAPGEQQTLLFSATMSKDILNIANRFQKSPEIIKVTRNEITNDNIQQSYYAVRRDAKTEVMCRLIELHNLQLILVFSNTKAKVDEVVQELHARGYSAEGLHGDLRQTARNQVMAKFRKGVCSILVATDVAARGIDVNDVDAVFNYDVPLDIENYVHRIGRTGRAGKQGMALSLVTNRDKGKLRELERYTKVSIPEGKIPTLADLKGIQKQKLKQSIIDNITEEVDGEGAYDHILEELKEEGYYTHQILNSLLKMNQSEVVTEFQDDNLGEKSRSRDDRSGRGRERDRGGREGRDRGPRGERDRGPRGEREFGKRKEHRGDRGGKGSGEAGMVRLFLNLGRKDHISPNHIVGAISSESQIPGKVIGQIDIYDAFSFIEVPERDVNKVMSGMKGKTINAREANLELAK, from the coding sequence ATGCAAACTGTAAAGTTTTCAGAGCTTCCTATTGCCGATTATATATTGGAAGCCGTTCAAGAATTAGGATTCGAGGAGGCAACTCCTATTCAAGCACAAGCAATTCCATTAGTAGCAACAGGCGTTGATGTTATTGGTCAAGCACAAACAGGAACAGGAAAAACAGCTGCTTTTGGTATTCCTGCCATTGAAAGAGTAGATGTAAACGAAAGAAACACTCAAGTATTAATTATGTGTCCTACTCGTGAGCTTGCATTGCAAGTGAAGGAGCAGATATACAAACTGTCAAAATTCAAAAACGGTATTTTAGTTTCTGCAATTTATGGTGGTGAATCATATGAGAAGCAATTTAGAGACCTTAAAAAAGGTGCTCATATTGTTGTAGGTACTCCTGGTCGTATCATTGACCATATTGAGAGAAAGACTTTGAACCTTAGTAACTTAAAAATGCTCATCCTAGATGAAGCTGATGAGATGTTGAACATGGGTTTCAGAGAGGATATTGAAAAAATATTGAGCTCAGCTCCTGGTGAGCAACAAACATTGTTGTTTTCAGCAACGATGTCTAAAGATATATTGAACATTGCCAATAGGTTTCAGAAATCTCCTGAGATCATTAAAGTAACTCGTAATGAGATTACAAATGACAATATTCAGCAGTCTTATTACGCTGTAAGAAGAGATGCTAAAACAGAAGTTATGTGTCGCCTAATTGAGCTTCACAACCTTCAATTGATTTTGGTGTTTAGCAATACAAAAGCCAAGGTGGACGAAGTAGTACAAGAGCTTCACGCTAGAGGCTACTCAGCTGAAGGCTTGCATGGCGACTTACGTCAGACTGCCCGTAACCAAGTTATGGCTAAGTTCCGTAAAGGAGTATGCAGTATCTTGGTTGCTACCGATGTAGCAGCAAGAGGTATTGATGTAAACGACGTAGATGCTGTATTTAACTATGATGTTCCTTTAGATATCGAGAACTACGTACACCGAATTGGACGTACTGGTAGAGCTGGAAAGCAAGGAATGGCATTGTCGCTTGTAACAAACAGAGACAAAGGTAAACTTCGTGAACTGGAGAGATACACTAAAGTAAGTATCCCTGAAGGTAAAATACCTACACTTGCTGATCTTAAAGGTATACAAAAGCAAAAGCTTAAGCAGAGCATCATTGATAACATTACTGAAGAAGTAGATGGCGAAGGTGCTTATGATCATATCCTTGAAGAACTAAAAGAAGAAGGATACTATACTCACCAGATTTTGAATTCTTTGTTAAAAATGAACCAGTCGGAAGTTGTGACTGAGTTTCAGGATGACAACTTGGGCGAAAAAAGCCGTTCAAGAGACGACAGAAGTGGTAGAGGTAGAGAAAGAGATCGCGGTGGTAGAGAAGGTAGAGATCGTGGACCAAGAGGCGAGAGGGATCGTGGGCCAAGAGGCGAAAGAGAGTTCGGTAAAAGAAAAGAGCACAGAGGTGATAGAGGAGGAAAAGGATCAGGAGAAGCAGGAATGGTTCGCTTGTTCTTAAACCTTGGTCGTAAAGATCATATCTCTCCAAATCATATTGTGGGAGCTATTTCTAGCGAATCTCAAATTCCTGGTAAAGTGATTGGTCAAATAGACATATACGATGCGTTTAGCTTCATTGAAGTTCCTGAGCGTGATGTAAATAAAGTAATGAGTGGCATGAAAGGTAAAACTATCAATGCTCGTGAAGCGAATTTGGAATTAGCCAAATAA
- a CDS encoding orotate phosphoribosyltransferase yields the protein MTTARKVAQLLLQTKAVKLSPAQPFQWSSGWNSPIYCDNRITLSDVEGRTFIKKALAKAIKANFPDVDLIAGVATAGIAQGALVADYLKVPFAYVRPKPKEHGMGNQIEGKIEKGQKVVVLEDLISTGGSSIKAAEALKAQGIEVIGMIAIFTYGFKLADDNFSEAGIPLVTLSHYKFLIDEAVKEGYVKPEELDSLKKWRRNPAKWGV from the coding sequence ATGACCACAGCACGCAAAGTAGCCCAATTACTACTCCAAACTAAAGCCGTAAAGCTTAGCCCAGCACAGCCCTTTCAATGGAGCTCTGGGTGGAACTCTCCTATCTATTGTGATAACAGAATTACGCTTTCGGATGTAGAAGGTCGTACTTTTATAAAAAAGGCACTTGCCAAAGCGATAAAAGCTAATTTTCCTGATGTTGATCTTATTGCTGGAGTAGCTACTGCTGGAATTGCTCAAGGAGCATTAGTTGCAGATTACCTCAAAGTCCCTTTTGCATATGTGCGTCCCAAGCCAAAAGAGCATGGAATGGGAAACCAGATAGAAGGGAAAATAGAGAAAGGCCAAAAAGTGGTAGTGTTAGAAGATCTTATTTCTACCGGTGGAAGCTCAATCAAAGCAGCTGAAGCACTCAAGGCCCAAGGAATAGAAGTAATAGGCATGATTGCCATTTTTACATACGGCTTTAAGCTCGCAGATGATAATTTTTCAGAAGCTGGTATTCCATTAGTGACATTGTCGCACTACAAGTTCTTAATAGACGAAGCCGTAAAAGAAGGTTACGTAAAGCCAGAAGAACTAGATTCACTTAAAAAGTGGCGAAGAAACCCTGCAAAGTGGGGAGTTTAA